A window of Desulfuromonas sp. genomic DNA:
CGTGATCCCGGGTGCGATTCGCTCTTTCATAATCGCCAGGACTTCGGCCACCATCCGGCCAGCGACCCGCATTTTCTCAAGTTCATTAGCCGACTTGAGTACGATCAAATCAACCCGCCTTCAGCAACTCGAGCATCTGCTGCTGAACCTTGTCTATCTGTTGCATGCCGTCGAGGCTCTTGAGCAGGCCGGCCTTGGCATAATAATCGATGAGCGGCGAGGTCTGCTCATTATAAACATCTAGCCGTTTCCGGATCGTCTCTTCCTGATCGTCATCCCGCTGAAAAAGTTCGCCGCCACAGGCATCACAAACTCCTTCGATTTTCGAAGGGTCGAAGGTGACATGGTAGCCGCGACCACAATCCTTACAGGTTCGACGGCCGGTCAACCGTTCAACCAGGGCTTCGACATCAACCTCAAGTGAGATAACCGCATCCAGGTTCTTATCGAGGTCCCGGAGGTTATCACCCAGAGCATCGGCCTGCGGCACAGTGCGCGGAAATCCGTCGAGGATAAATCCGGCGTCGCAATCAGGCTTCTGCAAACGCTCGGCAACGATGCCGATAACCACCTCATCCGGAACCAGAGCACCGGCATCCATGAAGCTTTTGGCCTTGAGCCCCATCGCCGTCCCCTCCTTGACCGCAGCCCGGAGAATATCGCCAGTCGAAATCTGCGGGATACCGAACGCTTCGGTCAGCATCTTGGCCTGGGTCCCTTTACCTGCCCCCGGAGGGCCTAGCAAAATCAGTTTCATCCGTCTATCCCTTTAACCGCGGCGGCCCTTGATCGAAACGCCCTGCATGAAACCCTCGTAAGAGCGCGAGATCAGGTGTGCTTCAATCTGTGAAGCTGTATCCAGACCGACACCGACGACAATCAGCAACGAGGTTCCGCCAAAGAAAAACGGAACGTTGAACTGGCCGATCATGATCGTTGGCAGGACACATACGGCCGAGATATAAATCGCGCCGGCAAAGGTAATCCGGTTAAGAACGGTATCAATATAGTCAACGGTAGCCTTGCCGGGACGAATACCCGGAACGTAGCCGCCCTGCTTCTTGATATTGTCGGCAACGTCGATCGGATTAAACGTGACCGCGGTGTAGAAATAGCAGAAGAAGACGATTGCTGCGACGAAGATTACATTATACAGCAGTTGATCCGGGGTCATCATCGATGCAACAGACTGAACCCACGGCACCTCTACCAGGTTGGCGACAGTTGCCGGAAACATGATAATCGAACTGGCGAAAATCGGCGGAATAACACCGCTCATATTGATCTTTAACGGCAGATGGCTCGACTGTCCGCCGGAACGTGCTCCGGCAACCCGCTTGGCGTAATGAATCGGCAAGCGCCGCTGGGCTCGCTCCATAAAGATGATGAAGGCGATAACCGCAACCATGAAGGCCAGAATAATAATCATGACAAAAATCGACAGGGCCCCGGTCTTCAACAGTCGCACCGAGTTGACAATTGCCGAAGGCATATTGGCGATAATTCCGGCAAAGATAATCAGCGAGATGCCGTTGCCGATGCCCCGTTCGGTAATCTGCTCACCGAGCCACATGATGAAAGCGGTACCGGCGGTCAGGGTAATGACCGTAAGCAGGATAAAGCCGATTCCCTGGCTCGGTACTACCAGCTCACCGGCCGGGCCGCGCATACTCTGCAATCCGACGGCAATACCGGTCCCCTGAACAACCGACAGGATAATCGTGCCGTAACGGGTCCATTTGGTAATGGTCTTGCGGCCCTGTTCACCCTCTTTTGACAACCGCTGCACCGGTTCGAAGACGACGGTCAGCAACTGCAGAATAATCGAGGCACTGATGTACGGCATGATCCCGAGGGCAAAAACGGTCATCCGCTCCAGGGCACCCCCGGTAAAGGCCGAAACCAGACCGAGCAAGGTCCCTTCAGTCCCTTCAAAAAAACTCGCCAGAACCGACGCATCGACACCCGGCGTCGGAACATGACAACCGACCCGATAAACGGCCAGCATTCCGAGGGTAAAGAGGATACGACGGCGGAGCTCAGGGATTGCAAAGATATTCTGGACAATCGATAACAATTTAGATGACCTCGACCTTGCCGCCGGCTGCTTCAATCTTCGAAACCGCCGATTTGCTGAACTTGTGAGCCTTGACAGTCAGGGCATGACCGAGCTCGCCATCACCCAGGATCTTGATACCATCCTTGAGTCGTCCGACCAGTCCGCATTTGCTCAAAGCCTCGGCATCGACAACGCTGTCGGGCTCGAACTGGGCGAGATCACGCAGATTGACCAGCGCATATTCCTTGCGAGTGAGAGGCGTGAATCCACGCTTCGGCAAGCGCCGCTGCAGTGGCATCTGCCCACCTTCAAAACCGGGCTTGACACCGCCGCCGGAGCGGGCATTCTGACCTTTATGGCCCTTGCCGGAGGTCTTGCCGGTACCGGATCCCGGTCCGCGGCCAAGCCTCTTTCTGTTCTTCGTCGAGCCGATTGCCGGCTTAAGATTGCTTAAATCCATGTGCTTATTCCTCAACAGAAACCATATGGGAGACCTTGTTGATCATCCCACGAAACTCAGGGGTATCCTGCAAAACAACTGTCTTGTGCAACTTTGTCAGACCCATGCCGTTCAGAACACGCGAAAAGTATTCATTGCGACCGATCGGACTTTTCTTGAGTGTGACCTTTATTTCTGCGGCCATCACGACCTCCTTATCATTACTTACTCGCCGGCGGCAATG
This region includes:
- a CDS encoding preprotein translocase subunit SecY, yielding MLSIVQNIFAIPELRRRILFTLGMLAVYRVGCHVPTPGVDASVLASFFEGTEGTLLGLVSAFTGGALERMTVFALGIMPYISASIILQLLTVVFEPVQRLSKEGEQGRKTITKWTRYGTIILSVVQGTGIAVGLQSMRGPAGELVVPSQGIGFILLTVITLTAGTAFIMWLGEQITERGIGNGISLIIFAGIIANMPSAIVNSVRLLKTGALSIFVMIIILAFMVAVIAFIIFMERAQRRLPIHYAKRVAGARSGGQSSHLPLKINMSGVIPPIFASSIIMFPATVANLVEVPWVQSVASMMTPDQLLYNVIFVAAIVFFCYFYTAVTFNPIDVADNIKKQGGYVPGIRPGKATVDYIDTVLNRITFAGAIYISAVCVLPTIMIGQFNVPFFFGGTSLLIVVGVGLDTASQIEAHLISRSYEGFMQGVSIKGRRG
- a CDS encoding adenylate kinase → MKLILLGPPGAGKGTQAKMLTEAFGIPQISTGDILRAAVKEGTAMGLKAKSFMDAGALVPDEVVIGIVAERLQKPDCDAGFILDGFPRTVPQADALGDNLRDLDKNLDAVISLEVDVEALVERLTGRRTCKDCGRGYHVTFDPSKIEGVCDACGGELFQRDDDQEETIRKRLDVYNEQTSPLIDYYAKAGLLKSLDGMQQIDKVQQQMLELLKAG
- a CDS encoding 50S ribosomal protein L15; the encoded protein is MDLSNLKPAIGSTKNRKRLGRGPGSGTGKTSGKGHKGQNARSGGGVKPGFEGGQMPLQRRLPKRGFTPLTRKEYALVNLRDLAQFEPDSVVDAEALSKCGLVGRLKDGIKILGDGELGHALTVKAHKFSKSAVSKIEAAGGKVEVI
- a CDS encoding 50S ribosomal protein L30; its protein translation is MAAEIKVTLKKSPIGRNEYFSRVLNGMGLTKLHKTVVLQDTPEFRGMINKVSHMVSVEE